A single Lolium perenne isolate Kyuss_39 chromosome 6, Kyuss_2.0, whole genome shotgun sequence DNA region contains:
- the LOC127334664 gene encoding uncharacterized protein, which yields MKASQFLKQLFSAIVAAVKGRSTATGSKTSPVRTRLVIFSILRNKKLLMSAINSKIHAIMGGGSQDDSERGNGSNHLVAAASSGVGRKAAVLQNLPSFVLLNSLPSFTMGRDGGGSDSPLVMVSSEVEKEEGGEGVAKQLQLTNVPPGSVIDLARSAAEQGGVEFRLEDEIDHVADVFIRKFHDQMKLQKLESFKRFCEMLERN from the coding sequence ATGAAGGCGTCCCAGTTTTTGAAGCAGCTCTTCTCCGCCATCGTGGCCGCTGTGAAGGGGAGGTCTACCGCGACGGGCAGCAAGACGAGCCCCGTGCGGACGCGCCTCGTCATCTTCAGCATCCTCCGGAACAAGAAGCTCCTTATGAGCGCCATCAACAGCAAGATTCACGCGATCATGGGTGGCGGAAGCCAAGACGACAGCGAGCGCGGCAATGGCAGCAACCACCTTGTTGCGGCCGCGAGCAGTGGAGTTGGTAGGAAAGCCGCCGTGCTGCAAAACCTGCCGAGCTTCGTATTGCTCAACAGCCTTCCAAGCTTCACCATGGGCCGGGATGGCGGTGGCAGCGATTCGCCATTGGTCATGGTGAGCAGCGAGGTGGAGAAAGAGGAGGGCGGAGAGGGTGTGGCGAAGCAGCTGCAGCTGACGAACGTGCCGCCAGGGTCGGTGATCGATCTTGCCCGCAGCGCGGCGGAACAAGGCGGCGTGGAGTTCAGGCTGGAGGACGAGATCGACCACGTCGCCGACGTGTTCATCAGGAAATTTCACGACCAGATGAAGCTGCAGAAGCTCGAATCCTTCAAGAGGTTCTGCGAGATGCTCGAAAGGAACTAA